One genomic segment of Accipiter gentilis chromosome 29, bAccGen1.1, whole genome shotgun sequence includes these proteins:
- the OPTC gene encoding opticin, with product MSVPSSFCSSSTEQTPTRTGGTRPHPDLHCWPSQSPVPLGTVVPSAALRAVTLAGCRMRTLAWLGITSLCLGAAWAVPAKEEKRKAGNPKADLAFYENLDLDNYDLTLDNYGEILDLNNYEELYDYGDLAPKVEVGTLAPRPKDPMALPNLGTTAETPKLQPPTTAGPVRPAPIPVQFLPSCLLCLCISTSVYCDDADLEHIPPLPPETTYLYARFNRIGAIRASDFTGLKKLKRIDLTSNFISWADADAFRLLPSLQELILPENRLTALPELPRSIVRLDARLNRIPSTGLRPEAFRDLKQLQFLHLSDNQLDYIPAPLPESLRSLHLQNNNIQTMHEDTFCNSQDHSQIRRALEDIRLDGNPINLSLFPNAYFCLPRLPTGHFF from the exons ATGTCTGTGCCATCTTCTTTTTGCTCCTCCAGCACCGAGCAGACCCCCACTCGGACTGGG GGCACCCGGCCCCATCCTGACCTGCATTGCTGGCCCTCTCAGAGCCCTGTGCCTCTGGGGACTGTGGTCCCCAGCGCTGCCCTCAGAGCggtgaccctggctgggtgcaggATGCGGACCCTGGCCTGGCTGGGCATCACCAGCCTGTGTCTGGGGGCAGCTTGGGCTGTCCCAGccaaggaggagaagaggaaggcagggaaCCCAAAAGCTGATCTTGCATTCTACGAAAATCTGGACCTGGACAACTATGACCTGACGTTGGACAACTACGGTGAGATCCTTGACCTGAACAACTATGAGGAGCTCTATGACTACGGCGACCTTGCTCCGAAG GTCGAGGTTGGCACCCTGGCTCCTCGCCCCAAGGACCCCATGGCTCTCCCAAACCTGGGCACCACGGCTGAAACCCCGAAGCTGCAGCCTCCGACCACTGCTGGCCCCGTCCGCCCAGCACCCATCCCCGTGCAGT TTCTGCCCAGttgcctgctctgcctgtgcaTCAGCACCTCCGTCTACTGCGACGATGCCGACCTGGAGCACATCCCACCGCTGCCGCCGGAGACCACATACCTCTATGCCCGCTTCAACCGCATCGGCGCGATCCGGGCCAGCGATTTCACGGGACTGA agAAGCTGAAGCGAATAGACCTGACCAGCAATTTCATCTCCTGGGCAGATGCGGATGCCTTCCGCTTGCTCCCCAGCCTGCAGGAGCTCATCCTGCCCGAGAACAGGCTGACGGCGCTGCCCGAGCTGCCCCGGAGCATCGTCCGGCTGGACGCCCGTCTCAACAGGATCCCCAGCACTGGCCTCCGGCCCGAAGCTTTCcgg GACTTGAAGCAGCTgcagtttctccatctgtccGATAACCAGCTGGATTATATCCCGGCACCCCTGCCCGAGAGCCTGCGCTCCCTGCACCTCCAG AACAACAACATCCAGACCATGCATGAGGACACGTTCTGCAACAGCCAAGACCACAGCCAGATCCGCAGGGCGCTGGAGGACATCCGCCTCGATGGCAACCCCATCAACCTCAGCCTCTTCCCCAACGCCTATTTCTGCCTGCCCCGCCTGCCCACGGGCCACTTCTTCTGA
- the PRELP gene encoding prolargin, producing the protein MKVAFRLLLPLVLVLISEVSGQRRKPPRKPTRPPPEFVEPVEPTELPPPLPPGPPSVFPDCPRECYCPPDFPSALYCDSRNLRKVPIIPSRIHYLYLQNNFIDDLPEESFRNATGLKWVNLDNNRIRKVDRRVLEKLENLIFLYMEKNQLKEVPSFLPPNLEQLRLSRNQISKIPAGVFNKLENLVLLDLHHNKLSDGVFNKNTFKGLKNLMQLNLAHNILRKMPPGVPNAIHQLFLDRNNIEDIPSDYFKEFPNLAFIRLNYNQISDKGLPKNSFNLTNLLVLHLAHNKLTNVPFISPKLEHLYLNNNSIEKINGTQICPTSLMSIQDFSPSDLDSVPRLRYLRLDGNLLKPPIPLDLMMCFRLLQSVVF; encoded by the exons ATGAAGGTGGCCTTCAGATTGCTTCTCCCGCTTGTTCTTGTGCTGATCTCAGAGGTGAGCGGGCAGCGGAGGAAGCCTCCACGGAAACCCACCCGCCCACCTCCCGAGTTCGTTGAGCCCGTCGAGCCCACGGAGCTGCCTCCACCCCTGCCGCCGGGTCCCCCCTCCGTCTTCCCTGACTGTCCCCGAGAATGCTACTGCCCTCCAGACTTCCCCTCTGCCCTCTACTGTGACAGCCGCAACCTGCGGAAGGTCCCCATCATCCCGTCCCGCATCCACTACCTCTACCTCCAGAACAACTTCATCGATGACCTCCCGGAGGAGTCCTTCAGGAATGCCACGGGGCTGAAATGGGTCAACCTAGACAACAATCGCATCCGGAAGGTGGACAGGCGGGTCCTGGAGAAGCTGGAAAACCTCATCTTCCTCTACATGGAGAAGAACCAGCTCAAGGAGGTGCCTTCCTTCCTGCCACCCAACCTGGAACAGCTGCGTCTGAGCAGGAATCAGATCTCCAAGATCCCTGCTGGGGTCTTCAACAAGTTGGAGAACCTGGTGCTCTTGGATCTGCACCACAACAAGCTGAGCGATGGGGTCTTCAACAAAAACACCTTCAAGGGACTCAAGAACCTCATGCAACTCAACCTTGCCCACAACATCCTGAGGAAAATGCCCCCTGGGGTGCCCAATGCCATCCACCAGCTCTTCCTGGACAGGAACAACATTGAGGACATCCCCAGTGACTACTTCAAGGAGTTCCCCAACCTGGCATTCATCCGGCTCAACTACAACCAGATCTCTGACAAGGGGCTCCCCAAGAACTCCTTCAACCTTACCAACTTGCTGGTGTTGCACCTGGCCCACAACAAGCTCACCAACGTCCCTTTCATCAGCCCCAAGCTGGAGCACCTCTACCTGAATAACAACTCCATTGAAA AAATCAACGGGACGCAGATCTGCCCCACCTCGCTGATGTCCATCCAGGACTTCTCCCCCTCTGACCTGGACAGCGTCCCCCGGCTCCGGTACCTGCGGCTGGATGGGAATCTCCTGAAACCCCCCATCCCCTTGGACCTCATGATGTGTTTCCGCCTCCTGCAGTCCGTGGTTTTCTAA